The region aaaaaaaattagctggtggtatgtgcctgtagttccagctactcaggaggctgagggcaggagaattgcttgaacctgggaggcagaggttgcagtgagctgagattgcgccactgcactccagcctggcaacagagcaagactccatctcaaaaaaaaattataaataaaataaaatggaatttaagaaaattcaaagcaaaggaacacacacacatacatacacacaatctCCCTAACTGTGAAAAACTGTAAGCCTAATGATAGGGTATAAAGTAATAAGTGAAAGATTGCTTTTCTGCCCCTCTCCACAAACATCAAAGAATAACGAGGGTGACAGCTTGTATTCTTCCAGATAGTTTTGCATGtgtcatacatatgtatatacagatgTAGAGTTTTTCAACAAATATAGATTCTTTTGTGGCTGGCTGTTTCATATGAATCAATAATATATCAGGGTCAAATTCCAGTGTCGTAGAGATCTACCTCATTCTGTTTAATGACTGCATAACATTTCATGGAATAAATGTACTGACATTTGCTTATCCATTCCTTTATTGATAGATATGTAGGTTGTCTTCAGTTGTTcacattgtatttctttcttattgctgctataacaaattaccacaaatgcaGCATCTTAAAACagcataaatgtattcttttacacttctggaagtcagaagtctgaATTCAGTTTTACTGGCTTGAGGTCAGGCTGTCAGCAGGGCTGGGTCCTTCTAGGGCTCTTGGGAAGATCTGTTTCCTTGCCCTTTTCACCGTCTAGTGGTTCCCTGCAGCCCTTGGCCTGTGGCCCTCTCATCCATCTTCCGagcactccagtctctgcttctgtCATCACATCGCTTTCTCTTGAGAAAGATCCCAGGCTGGTATTTAAATTCCTTGTTGGCAGGAACTTTGCCTGTTTTCCCCTACTCCTACTGCATGTGGCATGTGTCATTGTTCCCAATGAGTACTccataaatacttttttaaatagcTAATGGGTGGTTCCAATAATTACATAAACAGTTGACGTGAAATACTTAGAATCCTGAGAATTCTGTACATCCCACCGTCACTTTCTTCTTGCGTTTTCCGTTGAAGAAGacggtcctgggtgagcaggtaTGGGTTTGCCATTACAGGAGCCTGTGATGTTCAGGGATGTGGCTGTGTTCTTCAGCCAGGACGAGTGGTTGCACCTGGACTCTGCCCAGAGAGCCTTGTACCGGGAGGTGATGCTGGAGAACTACAGCAGCCTGGTCTCACTGGGTAAGAATTTTTGCCTATGACGAAGAGTCTGTTATAGGAATGCCTCACAGGTCCATCTTTGGGGTTCCAAGCCTGTGGTCTTGTACCCTACTGAGCCCGTCGGAAAGGCTGAATTGCTGTAGAGTGGAAAGTGTACATCTTTGTTTTGATGCCCTTCTTGTTATGTTTCTCTACCCTCCACTCTCCATCACATCCCACCGCCAATCAGTTTCCTCCTCGGAGTAGGCCAATAACTAGATCCCAGTTTAGATTCTGAAAAACACATAGGGACCCCCCATCTCAGAGGCCTTCATTGCCAGGGCCCTATAATGGTTCTGAACTGAGACCTTCCCCTGCCATTGACAGCTCCAGTGCCCATGAGACCTTCCCCCCCATCGACAGCTCCGGTGCCCCTGAGAAGTGCTTGTGCTGCCTTGTCTGCCTTGTCTGCCTCTCAGGGTTTGCTTTCTGTGCTGTGTCGGTTCAGAGTGAGTAGTATGTCAGTTCTTGGATTGGTCTTCATGCTATTTTTTCAAACTTCATTTCCTTCCTCATGAGCAGGGATTCCATTTTCAATGCCAAAGTTGATTCATCAATTGCAACAAGGAGAAGATCCCTGCATGATGGAAAGAGAAGTCCCTGCAGATACCTGTCTAGGTAAGTGAGAGGCTGGGAAATGGGCACAAGGGGGTCTTTATAGACAAGTAGGTCACAAAGAGGCAGTTCTTGGGAAACTCTTGGAAATACTGAGTCCTATTGAGATGGTCAGGCCAGTTGTATTTTGTTTGAGTTGTTTAGGTTAAAGTACACACAATTACCTAATTGCAATTATCTAATGTTAACCTGTTTTCTATCATGGATTGATGAAAGGAAATCAGGTTTTAACAGAGAGTAGTTTAGAGTCACCTCAAACTAAATCTTTTCACCCAGAATCAAAGCTGAGCTTGGGGCTTGGGCATTTTTCAGGACTTTAAGACATACTGACTTCAAATCTCCTGCAGATTTTCATTATTCTCAAGAGATTCCTACAAAGAGAGTGCAGTCTTTTGGTTGCAGCTTATTAGAAGAAATGAATATGTCTCTCTTtgtgataaaataaaaagaggaaaataaaaagaaaggtaatatgaaaaaaattgttattcTTCCAATCACCAGGGATAGATTGTTGCACAGGGGTGATTTACtccatattttcctctttttgagatgagtctctgtcacccaggctggagtgcagtggtgtgatcacagctcactgcactctctgcctcccaggctcaagcgatcctttcacctcagcctcctgagtagctgggactacaggtgcatgccaccacgcccggctaattttttgtatttttggtagagatggggtttcatcatgttagccaggatggtctcgatctcctcaccttgtgatcctcccgcctcggactcccaacgtgctgggattacaggtgtgagccactgtgcccagccccagtctgTCCTCTTTTGAACAGACTGTTTCCCCCTTCGCAGACTATGATATAAAATCACAGTCacatgaaataaagacatttaagaaaaccaatccaaatatttaaaaaattattgggtatagagtttcagagagagcatggggagaaaatataatgaaaggGATATGTGAGTAAGAAGGAGAAAGTGGACAGGCTGCCTGCTTCATTGCCTGGTATATGCATAGTGGAAAATGATGACAGAGTGGAATATCCCATGGTATTCAGCATGGGCTTATCATTTGGCATTTTTCTGTATCCTCATATCTTCTACTCAGCCTGTTCTTCTGCATCTAACTTTACTACGCCCTGGTGGAATCACTTCATTTTCATTGTTAATTTGTCCAGTGTATTCTCCCATGCCATTCCTTAACCTGTTTACCCCACTTTCCTTTATCCCATCCTGTTCTTCCCAAGATTCAAGTCAGCATTTGAAATCTGATTGTATCACTCTTCTTTCATATATACTGTTAGCAGTTTTATTGTCTCACTGATACATCACTTTGTTTCTTCCAGCAGAGGAGGCATTAATTCTTCTGATTCATTTTAGGTTTTAAGACGTGGCCTGAAACAGAAGCATTGCCTCATAGACAGGACATTTTTATAGAAGAAACATCTCAGGGAATGATAAAGAAAGAATCCATTAAGGATGGTCACTGGGACATTAACTTTGACGAAGTTGTGGAACTTGAGAGCGGGATAGAAGAAGAGCAAGAGAAGAAACCTCTTAGACAAATGATAGATTCACATGAGAAAACCATCAGTGAAGATGGAAACCATACAAGTCTTGAATTGGGGAAAAGCTTATTTACAAATACAGCTCTTGTCACACAACAGAGTGTTCCTATAGAAAGGATACCcaatatgtattatacatttgGGAAAGATTTTAAACAGAATTTTGATCTCATGAAATGCTTCCAAATTTACCCAGGAGGAAAACTTCACAtctgtaatgaatgtgggaagaGCTTCAAGCAGAATCTTCATCTTATtgaacatcagagaattcatacaggtgagaaaccctacaaatgtaatgAGTGTGAAAAAACCTTCAGCCACAGATCATCCCTTCTTTctcatcagagaattcatactggagagaaaccttacaagtgtaatgaatgTGAGAAGGCATTTAGCAACAGTTCAACCCTTATCAAACATCTGAGAGtgcatactggagagaaaccatatcGATGTAGGGAATGTGGTAAGGCCTTTAGCCAGTGTTCCACCCTCACtgtacatcagagaattcatactggagagaaactctATAAATGTGGTGAATGTGAGAAAGCCTTCAACTGTAGAGCAAAACTTCACAGGCATCAAAGAATCCATACAGGtgagaaaccctataaatgtagTGAGTGTGGGAAGGGATACAGCCAGTTTACATCTCTAGCTGAACATCAGAGGTTTCATACTGGAGAACAACTGTATAAATGCTTGGAATGTGGGAGAACCTTCACACGTATTGCAACCCTTATCGAACATCAGCGAATTCACACTGGGCAAAAACCTTATCAGTGCAATGAATGTGAGAAAGCCTTCAACCAGTATTCGTCCTTTAATGAACATCGGAAAATTCATACTGGGGAAAAACTTTATACATGtgaggaatgtgggaaagcctttggtTGCAAATCTAACCTTTATAggcatcagagaattcatactggagagaaaccgtaTCAGTGTAATCAGTGTGGAAAGGCCTTCAGCCAGTATTCATTTTTAACCGAACATGAGAGgatccacactggagagaaactgtataaatgtatggaatgtgggaaagcctacAGTTACAGATCAAACCTTTGTAGACACAAAAAAGTTCACACGAAAGAGAAACTCTATAAGTGGAAGGAATATGGGAAACCCTTCATCTGCAGCTCCTCACTTACCCAGTATCAGAGATTTCTTAGAGGAGATAAAGCCTATGAGGTTTAGTTCATCTCTCAAATAATCCAAGACTTCTCACTGGGGAATAAGGGAATAATAAATAGGGTACAAACTCCTAATAGATTTGTCTTTTTTACTTCTCCTGAGAGAAATAAGTTAGTTGCCACTAAGTCATGATAAAATTGATCAGCGAGACTATGAAAAGCACTGACTTGTTAAGTTTTAAAAGAACCATAAATTCTAAGGTATCTAAAAACCTATGAGTATTTAATTcatagaaaaaatgtaaaaggccttttaaaaaatcatgaaaaatagTTGAATATACATTTTGTTTCTCTCATAAGACCATATTCCCTTTAAAAGAGTAAGCTTCaatatgtggattttcttttaaaaacagtcaCTGAGTTATTAATCATGTAAATAAGTGTGTGGCCTTCTTTAAAATAGCTGGCTAACATAGGAAGCGCTTCTTTTCATAAAGAGAAGCCaaacataaaaaggaattatttaaatttaactcttcacatggaaataataataaagcttttTATATGAGCTGTCCCACCAGCAacttacatatgtaaacatacatatatacacatatgcatgtgtgtgtgtaaacataaGAGtcctttattattaaaaaatgtagttttattGATTTAGAATTTAGTTCTTAAAATCTTGCCCAAAGGTAGactctctttcttttactttcttccaTTATTTCTTAAATTGATGTGGTTTTATATAACTGAACAGAGTACTATTACAGTACCGTAGAAGGTGGATTAACTGAAGCAGCTGGAAAGACTGTCAAGCACATACTTTGTTATCTGTTGCAGAAGGGATGTATTTGGCAGAATCTCAGGCTACAAGTCTGGTAGCTCATTAGAGCCAGGAGagattttagtttaattatagcCTTTCATTGTACTAATGAAGGATTTGAACTTAGTGAACAGAGTCAAGACTAGAATCTAGGTCTTCAGTTCTGGTATTTTGTGATCATTATAGGCTCGTTTCCAACCTGAGGTCCCAAGAGTACTATTTGTTTTGTAGCCTGGTTAGACATAGTTGCAGTAATTTAAAGTTACTGCGTTATCTTTAAGGGTTTCCTCTCACCTTAATCTTAATAATTGACTTACaactatattcttttttcttatgagTCCCTAATTATGCCTGCTTTTGCTATAATTGTACTTAAATCCTTAAAGTTAGCTGAGGTCCAGATAGTGTAATTGCTTTTGGAGGCTTCACATATAAGGTTGCCTTCTTATTACACATATTTTAGGAATTATTTTGTGGAAAGTTGTTATATATGAAGAGTTTATTATTAAGCATTCTTTTCATCAGTTTAAATGTTTAGTTCCTCCCAGGCATTTTTCCTccaattttatatttgattttcattCAATTAACAGTtggtatcattaaaaaaaaaaattctaatacaaTTAGCTAGACCTTCTGAGAAAAATGTTAGAATTAAACTCAAGCAGTCTGTATAGTATATTTCTTAACCAACTGGTTTTAGCTTATCGAAAAgtaattgttttatgtatttaaatacatttacaaagaaaatgaggCTTTTAAACAGACCTCACTATTTAACATTGTACACGGTAGTGGTGAGCATGCTTAGTACCCAAATTTTGGTTTCTAAATGCCATTCcccactaaaaggaaccaggattccttggagaaatggctgattccatgTTTGGAGCAGGGGAAGTGGGTGGTGGGGGTGGCTAAAATAccttttttattaagaaaataaaataaaaagcaagatagTATTTGAAGACTAATGGGGTAATGTCAGAAGGGGACAGGCGCCAAGTTGAAGGTATTCTCACTGGCCAAATTTAGGACAACTTAAAAAGAATAATCACTCTTATTGGTGATAATactaagaaggaaaagaagttcATAATGAtgaaagtagagaaaaaagaaaactataaaattatttgaagaatgtCTTTTAAATGTACACGGAATGATAGATTTggaaaaattaccattttacaaCCCTTAATGTAATTAAGTCTGGCAAAAATCGATGGTAAAAcccattaagtgaaaaaaattttaagaaacttcGTTTACAAGGTGTCAGAACATCACAGATATCTATTGCAAAAGAATTGCCTTTACAATGAGATTTGGCTGTCAAACTGCATTTCACTACTTCTGGAATAAGCCAGCATTATGTGGCTCTTGATGGGATGCAGTATGAAGCATGTGTGACCATCCTTGATGTACTGCCAAAAATGTTTACCTCAAATTTAATTAAATCTTTTGTCTAGACTTATCTTCCTGGTTAAAGAAATACAGGAATAGAGGAACAAGTTGAATTACACAGTATGGAAATAGACAAGTCCAGAGTTGGTATAGGACAACTGGTCTggactttatatttattttaaaatggttttcttagatttatttttttaaacataacacGAGGAAGGTGTTAAAACTGGTGTAATAGCTCAAAAGAATTAAGTATTCCAGATTTCAGGAGGGATGAAGAGGGAGATATTCAGAAACCTTCACCAGATTCCTCCCAACTTGATTATAGCGGATTAATGATGTGCTTTGTGGATGTCGTTAGTCAATGACACCAGCTTGTGGATGTGGTTAGTCAATGACACCAGCTTGACGGATCTTTCTTTCTGCACCAAACCCCATTGAGTTATCTCGTCCCCTTGGCTGACGAAGAGCCATTAGGCGAGGATCACTGGCATCATCCAGGGTGATGTTCTTCAAGCGACTGACCAACCGATCAGGTCGAGGAGCTGCAACAGCCTTGGGGCCCTCACAGACTTGCCAAACATTCCAGGCACTGCACTTGCCAGTGTGCTGATGAAGAATCAAGAATCACTGAGAACTCCACCTCTTCTCCTGCCTGGAGCTCAAGGCCATCCTCAACTTCTTTCACATGGCAAAAGAGCTTCTTGCTATCCCCTACTTCATAGTTAATGAAGCCAAACTGATCTTGCATACATTCCACTGTGGCCCTACGCAGGGGTGTGATGTTGTAAGCCATAGTTGGTGCATTTTGGCCCTGGTCTGgacttttcaaaaagcaaatgtAGTAAAACAAAAAGTGGTCTCTTCTAGATTAAGGCAAGAGACATAACCAAATGGAAAGTGTGATCCTTTATTAGCTTctgattcattaaaaaaaaaacctataaaagaCATTTGGGGGGATATTTGGGGAAATAGGAAGATGGAATGGGTACTAGATAATGTGGTATGTTTGATTTTTCTAGAAGTGATAATTGAGTTACGTAGGATAATAATGTTCTAATTCTTAGGAGATGCATGCAGAAGTTTTCAAGTTTGAAAAGTCATGATGTTGGcagcatattttcaaatatgtacaaaattagtcaattttttttttgtggtggcgCTATATGTGGTGGATGTTCATTggtcatttaaaacatttttctatatgtgtcaatttctaataaaaattaatgcaaaaagtGATTGGATAAAGTGATGAATATTAATCTTTCAATCAGAATTCTCCATTTATATTCTTAGGAAGTTCCTGTTTGAGAGTTTATCCTCCAGGGATGTAATCATTGGAAATAAAGTAACTAGGTGGTACTGGTTCCCCTTTAAATGGAATGAGCATGCTCCACTTTCTCTCTCATGCTAAATGTAACTAAGGCATGGAGCAGCTGTCTGGTGACCCTCAAAAGTAATGATAACAGGCAGATTTGGGAAGGAAACTAGAATTTGAAACAAGATCATTGTGGCGCTCCTGGGCATTCCTGTGGTGAGGACAGAGATGGCTGAGCAGGCATCTAAACCTTAGAGTTAGGAACCCTTCACTCTGGGTAGAGGATTTGTGAGCCAAAAAGGGTTAGGAGAATCCCCATTGCTTTTCTTCCCTCACTATCTTCCTGCTACTTGGACCTGGAGATGATGTATCCATGAGGTGTGTAGCAGAGAGGAGAACCTAAACCCTTGGTTTTCTAACCTGAAGATCAGGAAGAGGAAGTGGCTCCTGAGAGCTGGAAGGTGTCAAGGTGGTGACAAAGATAAGGAAGGTCAAGAAAGTGATTTCATAACAGTTGCTTATGCAATCTGCGGCTCTCCCCTGGTCTATACATATATAGGTCTGACCCGATAATTGTTTGGGTCTGACACTGGGCAAAGATCCAAATAGCACTGAGAATACTTAGAAAACTGGACTGACATTAGAACCACAGCCCACAGGAGATGGACTGGAACTGATGACCAAGACTTAGCCAGTTAAATTGCCTGCTGGAAAAAATACCCTAACATTTTCTGGAAGAATTAAACCCCCAGAGGctcataatattcaaaatgtccaaGATGCGATGCAGAATCACGTGAAATACATGAGTCAGGAAATTTTCAACAATTCAAAGGAAAGACAACAGACACCCCAAGATgacacagatgttggaattatgaGACAAAGACTTTAGATATTGTCACAATGTTTCAGAAAGTGTGACCATTCCAGAAATTGATGGAAATGTCAAATTTTTCAGCAGGAAAATAGTAATTTGACTCACTTCTAAGAAATAGAATATGATAGAAGTGATGTGATGTCACTTAAAATATTTGGTTATGAAAAGACTGTGGCTTCTGCATAGGCACGTGCTCTCTTGAATCACTCACTTGTCCTTTCAGAAACCAGTTGCCTTATCTTGAGGACACAGCCTGTGGAGAGTTCCATGTAGTAAGTAACTGAAGCCCATGGCCAACAGCCAGCAACAAACTGTGGCCTTCTAGCAACCATGTGAGTGAGCTTAGAAGTGGATCCTCCCTTGCCTAAATCTTCAAATAGGACTGCAGCCACAGCCAACTACTTGTCTATAACCTCATGTGAGACGCTGAGCCAGAAAGCCCTAGCTAAACCACTCACTCCTGGCTGCTTAACCCCCAGAAACTCTGGGTTAGTAAATGTTTTAACTGGTaggttttggggtaatttgttatgcaggaaCAGATAACTGACACAGAACTTGGTACTTGGAGGTGGGCAGCTGCCATAATGAAAACCCAAAATATGGGAGGGGTTTTGGAACTTGGCAGTGAGTGTTAAGTAGGCATGGGCTGGTAAAAACCTAAAGTGCTTTGAAGAAACTATAGCAGCATCATGTCTGACAAGGCTGTAGATGAGGACTTCTAGAAGAGTGAGGTAAATGTTACTGGAAAACTGGAGGAAGGAAGAACTTACGTAGTGGCAGACTGAAAGTAAAACGTGCCTAATATGATCTCACTAGAGAGATTTCCTGGCCGAGTGTTGCAGGTGCCATCTGGCTTCTTGATTATGGTAACATATGAGGAGAGATTAAAAACTATAGGAAAGACCATTAAACAAAAAGGATCCAGGGCTTGATGGTTTTGGAGATAGTCTCATCAAGAGAACAGGATTTGCTAAAATTAAGAAATCACGTCTCAGCAAAGATCAAATTTAGAGAACTTGGAAAATACCCTCCAGTAATGAAGcgctttataatatttaataaaaattaataaaaagagttgacaaagatgtggaaaaattggaaccctcacaCACTGCTGATGGGAGTATAAAATGGTGCAGACTCTTTGGAAAACAGACTGGAATTTACTTCAAAGAttaaatatagagttaccatgtgacttagcaattccactcctaaatttatacccaagagaaatgaaaacaaacatttatatatgtacatgaatgttcatagcagcattattcataatagaaaGTGGAGACAACCCAGtgttcatcagctgatgaatgagTAGGCAAAATGTGGCATAGTTGTATAATGAAACGTTGtttgtcaataaaaagaaataaaacactgataaatgctgcaacatggataaaccttgaaaacgtGCTGGGTGAAGGAAGCCAGTAACAAAGGACCACATAtcgtatggttccatttatatgtgattttcagaataagcaaatctgtagaggcagaaagtagatgaTTGATCTCCAAGGGCTTTAGAGAGTTGGAGAAAATGTGGGGTGACTGGTAATGGATGTGGAGTTTctttttggaatgatgaaaattttctaaaatcatGCTAATTATCAcgcaactctgaatatactacaAGGCTTTGGATTGTACACTTTATATGGGTGAATTGCATGGTATGTGAGTTCTATCTCAATAAAGTGTGTTGTAAACAACCTATTGCAAATGCTTATCTGTTAATGCCAAtctgtaataaaattttatatagttCATCTTTGGAAATGTTCTTTCACACTGATAACATTGTCGGATGCTGGTATCTGTCCATAAGCATATTATTTCAATTGGGCATATCCATTGCTTGGAAGTCATTTATAGAATTTCGTTAGATTCTTTGGATGTTTGCCTTTCAGCACACTGTTACGTTGCAGATTAAGAAGGGTTGGGTGGATGCTCCTCAGTTGTACTGTTAAgtgaattttgaaatatgtatatttcttttgcatttgcattAGGATCTAAAAAATGCTGTTGGAACTGGAGTTTGTGCTCAGAATCCATATGTGTGGAAAATATTTGTGAGAATGGAGATATCACTTCTTATTTTAAACTTGGACAGCATGTgaaatatataaagcatttttACATTACTTGCGATTCAAATATTGGTTGTCATTGAAATGACTTTGCAGCAGAATAAGCTTTGCACATAAGCTCTGATTTGCCTTGAAATTTTAGGTTGAATTCATTAAGAAACATCAAGTTTGCAGCAAAAGCTAGTTTCTAAAGTCATCCCATGTTTAATGATAGTGGCTGAACAAAGTTCTTCTCATTCAGAAAAATTTCACCCTCAGCCCTGAGCTTAAAAAATTGCAGTCAAACTTTATTACTGCTAAGTCATTGAACTGCTGTGTGGCAGAGCTAGTCAGGATATTTGACTTCTATTCCTGGAAAAAAAGTCACAGAGCTAACAGTAGTTAAGTCCATAAGAGCAAATGAAGTTCACTTTTGACATTACTTGTTCAATAAGACAGACTTACATATTTCCTGCATACTACCTGCTGAAGAATAACCGCAGGTTTTAAACACCTTAAACTTTTGCAAGCTTTGTGAACTTCTCTAACTAAGCCTCAGAAAAAGttctttaggccaggcacagtggttcatgcctgtaatcccagcactttgggaggccaaggcaagtggatcacttgaggtcaggagttcaagaccagcctggccaacatggcaaaacccctgtctctactaaaaatacaaaaattagctgggcatggtggcatgtgctgtaatcccagctactcaggcagctgaggcaagagaatcgcttaaacccaggaggcagatgttgcagtgagccgagattcgtgccaccgcactccagcctgggtgacagagtaagactgtgtctcaaaaaaaaaaaaaaaaagttctttacgtatttacatatttttactaCCAGCAGTTGGAACACGTTTTTGCAGATTCCACTTTGAGTTTACTAAattagtattttctttaaaaatattcttgctTTTGATTGGTTCCACACAATCTATTTATAGAGGTCAATTATTAAGTAATTTCAAATGATATTAACTCATCAAATCCATAACAACTGAGTAGTATCACTAACATCATTGACTCATCAAGAGCCAAGGGAAACCACTTAAAATCATTTGCCGTGTTATTTGACTATTGACACTGCTCGCAATGTTCTCAACTTGTCAAATGACTACTGTCACTGGTCTGAAAGTGCCTCCAGATAGAAAGTCAGGACTATTGAGGGCTCACTTTTGTTTCCCTTGAGGATTAGAGTTCTGTATTGCACATTGTCCATTatctggaaataaaatattttttccagatgtACGGTTATGGTTTCTTTCTCTCGGATAGGCTAGCCTAGTAACAGTTTCTCAATCATGGGTGGCAGTGTACATACACAGAAATAATCCTTAAATTACAATTTTGATAAATGCTATtaaggaaaactacagactatTATAAGAGCATTCAGTAGAGATGTATCTACTCCAGAGCATGGTATGAGGTCAGAGTGTGCTTTTTTGAGTATCATTAGGCAGAGATCTTGGGGCAGTTGAGAAACAGGACTCGTTGCAGCAGACAGAAGAGTGCATAAGAAGGCGCTGTTccttttttccccattctttttcacctttgcattccagtttctACAGACCTATCTTCAGGCtcactgattcttcccttggCTCTGTCTAGTCTACTGATGAGCCCaccaaaggcattcttcattttgttagcatttttca is a window of Pongo pygmaeus isolate AG05252 chromosome 4, NHGRI_mPonPyg2-v2.0_pri, whole genome shotgun sequence DNA encoding:
- the ZNF354C gene encoding zinc finger protein 354C isoform X1 — its product is MTGGTLRSRCRSRAWRPSHLPGCPRQPLPLLSVGQTHRVLTLLSLGKKTEEEGMAVDLLPAQEPVMFRDVAVFFSQDEWLHLDSAQRALYREVMLENYSSLVSLGIPFSMPKLIHQLQQGEDPCMMEREVPADTCLGFKTWPETEALPHRQDIFIEETSQGMIKKESIKDGHWDINFDEVVELESGIEEEQEKKPLRQMIDSHEKTISEDGNHTSLELGKSLFTNTALVTQQSVPIERIPNMYYTFGKDFKQNFDLMKCFQIYPGGKLHICNECGKSFKQNLHLIEHQRIHTGEKPYKCNECEKTFSHRSSLLSHQRIHTGEKPYKCNECEKAFSNSSTLIKHLRVHTGEKPYRCRECGKAFSQCSTLTVHQRIHTGEKLYKCGECEKAFNCRAKLHRHQRIHTGEKPYKCSECGKGYSQFTSLAEHQRFHTGEQLYKCLECGRTFTRIATLIEHQRIHTGQKPYQCNECEKAFNQYSSFNEHRKIHTGEKLYTCEECGKAFGCKSNLYRHQRIHTGEKPYQCNQCGKAFSQYSFLTEHERIHTGEKLYKCMECGKAYSYRSNLCRHKKVHTKEKLYKWKEYGKPFICSSSLTQYQRFLRGDKAYEV
- the ZNF354C gene encoding zinc finger protein 354C isoform X4 encodes the protein MLENYSSLVSLGIPFSMPKLIHQLQQGEDPCMMEREVPADTCLGFKTWPETEALPHRQDIFIEETSQGMIKKESIKDGHWDINFDEVVELESGIEEEQEKKPLRQMIDSHEKTISEDGNHTSLELGKSLFTNTALVTQQSVPIERIPNMYYTFGKDFKQNFDLMKCFQIYPGGKLHICNECGKSFKQNLHLIEHQRIHTGEKPYKCNECEKTFSHRSSLLSHQRIHTGEKPYKCNECEKAFSNSSTLIKHLRVHTGEKPYRCRECGKAFSQCSTLTVHQRIHTGEKLYKCGECEKAFNCRAKLHRHQRIHTGEKPYKCSECGKGYSQFTSLAEHQRFHTGEQLYKCLECGRTFTRIATLIEHQRIHTGQKPYQCNECEKAFNQYSSFNEHRKIHTGEKLYTCEECGKAFGCKSNLYRHQRIHTGEKPYQCNQCGKAFSQYSFLTEHERIHTGEKLYKCMECGKAYSYRSNLCRHKKVHTKEKLYKWKEYGKPFICSSSLTQYQRFLRGDKAYEV
- the ZNF354C gene encoding zinc finger protein 354C isoform X3, which translates into the protein MAVDLLPAQEPVMFRDVAVFFSQDEWLHLDSAQRALYREVMLENYSSLVSLGIPFSMPKLIHQLQQGEDPCMMEREVPADTCLGFKTWPETEALPHRQDIFIEETSQGMIKKESIKDGHWDINFDEVVELESGIEEEQEKKPLRQMIDSHEKTISEDGNHTSLELGKSLFTNTALVTQQSVPIERIPNMYYTFGKDFKQNFDLMKCFQIYPGGKLHICNECGKSFKQNLHLIEHQRIHTGEKPYKCNECEKTFSHRSSLLSHQRIHTGEKPYKCNECEKAFSNSSTLIKHLRVHTGEKPYRCRECGKAFSQCSTLTVHQRIHTGEKLYKCGECEKAFNCRAKLHRHQRIHTGEKPYKCSECGKGYSQFTSLAEHQRFHTGEQLYKCLECGRTFTRIATLIEHQRIHTGQKPYQCNECEKAFNQYSSFNEHRKIHTGEKLYTCEECGKAFGCKSNLYRHQRIHTGEKPYQCNQCGKAFSQYSFLTEHERIHTGEKLYKCMECGKAYSYRSNLCRHKKVHTKEKLYKWKEYGKPFICSSSLTQYQRFLRGDKAYEV
- the ZNF354C gene encoding zinc finger protein 354C isoform X2; protein product: MVDMFPDFVQEPVMFRDVAVFFSQDEWLHLDSAQRALYREVMLENYSSLVSLGIPFSMPKLIHQLQQGEDPCMMEREVPADTCLGFKTWPETEALPHRQDIFIEETSQGMIKKESIKDGHWDINFDEVVELESGIEEEQEKKPLRQMIDSHEKTISEDGNHTSLELGKSLFTNTALVTQQSVPIERIPNMYYTFGKDFKQNFDLMKCFQIYPGGKLHICNECGKSFKQNLHLIEHQRIHTGEKPYKCNECEKTFSHRSSLLSHQRIHTGEKPYKCNECEKAFSNSSTLIKHLRVHTGEKPYRCRECGKAFSQCSTLTVHQRIHTGEKLYKCGECEKAFNCRAKLHRHQRIHTGEKPYKCSECGKGYSQFTSLAEHQRFHTGEQLYKCLECGRTFTRIATLIEHQRIHTGQKPYQCNECEKAFNQYSSFNEHRKIHTGEKLYTCEECGKAFGCKSNLYRHQRIHTGEKPYQCNQCGKAFSQYSFLTEHERIHTGEKLYKCMECGKAYSYRSNLCRHKKVHTKEKLYKWKEYGKPFICSSSLTQYQRFLRGDKAYEV